Proteins encoded within one genomic window of Spiribacter curvatus:
- a CDS encoding peptidoglycan D,D-transpeptidase FtsI family protein: MSGRRVRLETPPAWRRVLVLGLLLGLPVLLMARAVSLQLIEGQFLQGQGDQRHLRVESLPAHRGTIHDRQGRPLAISAPVDSVWADPGVTVDKASAAELRSLARALELKPGQLRDDLVERQSRAFFYLERHVAPDVADAVMALDVPGIALRREYRRFYPTGEVTGHVLGFTNIDDRGQEGLERAYDDWLSGEPGQKRVLRDRHGRNIEDVERLREPDPGHDLTLTLDKRLQYVAYRELTSAVERHNAVGGSVVLLDADNGDILAMVNRPSFNPNRRSEMTGNRYRNRAVTDSYEPGSVMKPFTVLAALRSGRYEPDTVVDTAPGVMRVGRHSVRDVRDFGELTVAGVLRKSSNVGAAQIALSLDEGRVWETLNELGIGSPTGLGFPGGAAGTLSPMPSERPIERATLAFGYGLSVTNLHLARAYAAIASGGRMPTPALIAEGRRSPPERVMSAERSRQLRQMLTAVTEPGGTATQAAIPGYQVAGKTGTSRKAVAGGYADDRYISTFAGMAPATDPRFVAVVTINEPRGSDYYAGPVAGPVFRSVMSDALRLYNVMPDAPVDESGITVAGGGEP, translated from the coding sequence ATGAGCGGGCGCAGGGTCCGCCTCGAGACGCCACCGGCGTGGCGTCGTGTACTGGTGCTCGGGCTGCTGCTCGGGCTGCCGGTGCTGCTCATGGCGCGGGCGGTGTCGCTGCAGCTGATCGAGGGGCAGTTCCTGCAGGGACAGGGCGATCAGCGCCATCTCCGGGTGGAATCCCTGCCGGCGCATCGCGGCACGATCCATGACCGTCAGGGCAGACCGCTGGCGATCAGCGCGCCGGTCGATTCGGTGTGGGCCGATCCGGGTGTCACCGTGGATAAGGCCTCGGCCGCGGAGCTGCGGTCATTAGCCCGGGCCCTGGAGCTGAAGCCGGGCCAGCTTCGGGACGATCTGGTGGAACGCCAGTCACGCGCGTTCTTCTACCTCGAGCGCCATGTTGCCCCGGATGTGGCTGACGCGGTGATGGCACTCGACGTCCCCGGCATCGCTCTGCGGCGCGAATACCGGCGCTTCTATCCCACCGGCGAGGTGACCGGCCATGTCCTGGGTTTCACTAACATCGATGACCGCGGACAGGAGGGGCTTGAGCGCGCCTATGATGACTGGTTGTCCGGCGAACCAGGGCAAAAGCGCGTCCTTCGGGACCGTCATGGTCGCAACATCGAGGACGTGGAGCGACTCAGGGAGCCGGATCCCGGTCATGATCTGACGCTCACACTGGACAAGCGATTGCAGTATGTCGCTTACCGCGAACTGACATCGGCGGTGGAGCGGCACAATGCGGTCGGTGGTTCTGTCGTGCTGCTCGATGCGGACAATGGTGACATCCTCGCGATGGTGAACCGGCCGTCGTTCAATCCCAATCGGCGCTCGGAAATGACCGGTAATCGCTACCGCAACCGCGCCGTCACCGACAGCTACGAGCCGGGATCGGTGATGAAGCCGTTCACGGTGCTCGCGGCACTGCGCAGCGGTCGTTACGAGCCCGATACCGTCGTCGACACGGCGCCGGGTGTCATGCGTGTCGGGCGTCACAGCGTTCGTGATGTGCGCGATTTCGGTGAGCTGACCGTCGCCGGTGTGCTGCGCAAGTCGAGCAATGTAGGGGCCGCGCAAATCGCCCTGTCACTCGACGAGGGCCGGGTCTGGGAGACACTCAATGAGCTGGGCATCGGCTCACCCACGGGCCTCGGATTCCCTGGAGGGGCTGCCGGCACCCTCTCGCCTATGCCCTCGGAGCGGCCGATCGAGCGCGCCACGCTGGCCTTTGGTTATGGGCTCTCGGTGACCAATCTGCATCTCGCCCGTGCTTATGCCGCGATCGCCTCGGGGGGCAGGATGCCCACGCCGGCGCTGATCGCCGAGGGGCGTCGATCGCCGCCCGAGCGGGTGATGTCCGCGGAGCGCTCACGACAGCTACGTCAGATGCTGACCGCCGTGACCGAGCCGGGCGGAACCGCCACGCAGGCCGCCATTCCCGGCTACCAGGTCGCGGGTAAGACGGGGACCAGCCGCAAGGCGGTGGCGGGTGGCTATGCCGACGATCGCTACATTTCCACTTTCGCCGGCATGGCGCCCGCGACTGATCCGCGCTTCGTCGCCGTGGTCACCATCAACGAACCCCGCGGCAGCGACTACTATGCCGGGCCGGTGGCTGGGCCGGTGTTCCGGTCGGTCATGAGTGATGCCCTGCGCCTCTACAACGTCATGCCCGATGCCCCGGTCGATGAAAGCGGCATCACGGTCGCCGGCGGGGGTGAACCATGA
- the ftsL gene encoding cell division protein FtsL — MKRPVLTLLVLCVTALASAIAVVEVRHQSRSLFTDLESLRDDRDRLNTAWRQLQLEQGALAMQSRVERIARDDIGLRSIDPENTTLIRLDRRRVEQ, encoded by the coding sequence ATGAAGAGACCGGTGCTGACACTGCTGGTGCTCTGCGTGACAGCCCTCGCCTCGGCGATCGCGGTGGTCGAGGTCAGACACCAGTCCCGAAGCCTGTTCACTGATCTTGAATCGCTGCGTGATGATCGCGATCGGCTCAATACCGCCTGGCGTCAGTTACAGCTCGAGCAGGGCGCGCTTGCCATGCAGTCGCGTGTGGAGCGGATTGCCCGCGACGACATTGGACTTCGCTCGATCGATCCGGAGAACACGACACTGATTCGCCTCGATCGCCGGAGGGTGGAGCAATGA
- the rsmH gene encoding 16S rRNA (cytosine(1402)-N(4))-methyltransferase RsmH encodes MNDPQAHQAVMRDEALAALAPRPDGIYVDATYGRGGHADALLARLTDDARLWLVDRDPQAIALARERHGDDPRCRIVQANFANLGEHLRAAGLAGRIAGILLDLGVSSPQLDQAERGFSFLREGPLDMRMDNGGGETAAQWLERVDAATLIRVLKEYGEERYARRIAAAIGRARDDSALPQTTTGLAGLIAAAVPRPEPGRHPATRSFQAIRIQLNDELDSLSTLLDDVIDLLAPQGRLVVISFHSLEDRRVKRFMTRNSQVGELPPGAGVVPPEKRPSLRRVGRAHRPSDEEVRVNTRARSATMRVAERLP; translated from the coding sequence GTGAACGACCCCCAAGCGCATCAGGCGGTTATGAGGGACGAAGCGCTCGCTGCGCTCGCTCCCCGCCCTGATGGCATCTATGTCGATGCCACATACGGCCGCGGTGGACATGCCGATGCGCTCCTGGCCCGGCTCACAGACGACGCCCGTCTATGGCTGGTCGATCGGGATCCGCAGGCGATTGCACTGGCTCGTGAGCGGCATGGCGATGATCCGCGCTGCCGGATCGTCCAGGCGAACTTCGCCAACCTGGGTGAGCACTTACGCGCGGCCGGCCTGGCCGGTCGGATCGCCGGTATCCTCCTCGATCTCGGGGTGTCCTCACCGCAGCTCGATCAGGCCGAGCGTGGGTTCAGTTTCCTCCGCGAGGGGCCGCTGGACATGCGCATGGACAACGGCGGGGGTGAGACCGCCGCGCAATGGCTCGAGCGGGTCGATGCCGCTACGCTCATCCGTGTACTCAAGGAGTACGGCGAAGAGCGTTATGCACGACGCATCGCCGCGGCGATTGGCCGGGCCCGGGACGATTCGGCGCTGCCGCAGACAACGACGGGACTGGCAGGCCTGATCGCCGCCGCCGTGCCGCGTCCCGAGCCCGGACGACATCCGGCGACCCGCAGTTTCCAGGCGATCCGCATCCAGCTCAACGACGAACTGGATTCGCTGAGTACGCTGCTTGACGACGTCATCGACCTCCTCGCGCCGCAGGGGCGCCTCGTAGTGATCAGCTTCCACTCCCTGGAAGACCGACGCGTCAAGCGGTTCATGACCCGCAACAGCCAGGTCGGTGAGCTGCCGCCCGGGGCCGGGGTCGTGCCCCCCGAGAAGCGGCCCAGCCTCAGGCGCGTGGGGCGCGCCCATCGGCCGAGCGATGAGGAGGTCCGCGTCAATACCCGTGCCCGCAGTGCAACGATGCGCGTCGCGGAGCGGCTGCCATGA
- the mraZ gene encoding division/cell wall cluster transcriptional repressor MraZ: MFRGVTQINLDAKGRIAFPSRYRERLAALCDGNLIVTVDRDHCLLVYPLPEWEDIERKLVRLPSLNPTARRLQRLLIGHATECQLDANGRILLPGPLRAFAGLDKRTVLIGQGNKFELWDEETWNCRRDEWLAEGTDAEELPDDLQSLSL; encoded by the coding sequence TTGTTTCGCGGTGTCACCCAGATCAATCTTGATGCAAAAGGGCGCATAGCCTTTCCCAGCCGCTATCGCGAGCGGCTGGCTGCCCTGTGCGACGGGAATCTGATCGTCACCGTCGACCGTGATCACTGCCTGCTCGTCTACCCGCTGCCGGAGTGGGAAGACATTGAACGCAAGCTGGTGCGCCTGCCGAGTCTGAATCCGACTGCCCGGCGCCTGCAGCGACTATTGATCGGCCATGCGACTGAATGCCAGCTGGATGCTAACGGCCGCATTCTCCTGCCCGGGCCGTTACGCGCTTTCGCCGGGCTCGATAAGCGGACTGTGCTGATTGGCCAGGGCAACAAGTTCGAGCTCTGGGATGAGGAGACATGGAATTGTCGCCGCGACGAGTGGCTTGCCGAAGGAACGGATGCCGAGGAGCTGCCCGATGATCTGCAATCGCTGTCGCTCTAG
- the rsmI gene encoding 16S rRNA (cytidine(1402)-2'-O)-methyltransferase: protein MSNRTGQLHVVATPIGNLGDVSARACEILASVDHIAAEDTRHSRQLLQRLGIQGALVSLHEHNEMDRIERILSWLEAGASVALVSDAGTPLISDPGYRLVRAVHAAGYPVLTVPGPSSVIAALSIAGLPTDRFFYEGFLPARAGPRRRRLEALAGCAHTLVFLEAGRRVVATLEAMKAVFGGAREAAICRELTKRFETTRTDSLSALLEWVQADSDQVRGEFVLVVGPSSQAPLSTTAALPASDELVHMLRQEGLGAKSTARVVARLTGESINSVYRRAAGQGSETHG, encoded by the coding sequence GTGTCAAACCGCACTGGACAACTCCATGTTGTAGCGACGCCGATCGGTAATCTGGGGGATGTCAGTGCCCGCGCCTGTGAAATCCTCGCCAGCGTGGATCATATCGCTGCTGAGGACACCCGTCACAGTCGCCAGCTGTTACAGCGGTTGGGGATCCAGGGCGCCCTCGTCAGCCTCCACGAGCACAACGAGATGGATCGCATCGAGCGTATCCTCAGCTGGCTTGAGGCCGGAGCGTCGGTGGCGCTGGTCAGTGATGCCGGTACGCCGTTGATCAGTGATCCCGGCTATCGGCTGGTGCGCGCGGTTCATGCGGCGGGCTATCCGGTCCTCACCGTCCCCGGTCCATCCAGTGTCATCGCGGCCCTCTCGATCGCGGGCCTGCCCACCGACCGATTCTTCTACGAGGGCTTCCTTCCCGCGCGGGCCGGGCCACGCCGCCGGCGTCTGGAAGCACTCGCCGGGTGCGCCCACACATTGGTGTTTCTGGAGGCCGGGCGTCGCGTTGTCGCAACGCTTGAAGCAATGAAGGCCGTATTCGGTGGCGCGCGTGAGGCGGCTATCTGTCGTGAGCTGACCAAGCGCTTCGAGACCACCCGGACTGACTCGCTATCGGCGCTGCTGGAATGGGTGCAGGCGGACAGCGATCAGGTGCGGGGCGAATTCGTACTGGTGGTGGGTCCATCGTCGCAGGCGCCGCTGTCAACCACCGCCGCGCTACCGGCGAGTGACGAATTGGTGCACATGCTGCGTCAGGAAGGACTGGGTGCGAAGTCCACCGCGCGGGTCGTTGCGCGGTTGACGGGCGAATCGATCAACAGCGTCTATCGACGCGCCGCAGGACAGGGCTCGGAAACGCACGGGTAG
- a CDS encoding penicillin-binding protein activator, with protein sequence MSTPRLPILLLIIGLVISGCSSLETRDAQPLETVTAPRIDDAEAALALGDPSSALTLLRMAADDFSEPTSTGLRLEAARLALALDDRSMARAILDASDGATSVDHQAVATLVRTRLDPTLSDAAVIERLESLPASLSRRMEPYRLQSLIRARAARGDLNGAISDWQSLQRQALMPEQRRITEARLWQALRSAPMADLDAAVEAAPDATTEDWLRLVIGVRERALDAAATRSFINDWAGGPSEPPISGATLNRIMAMQRADLSPPRRVAALLPLSGDLASAGRAVRDGLLAAYHADDTDRPSLMFIDVGSAGRGVTDAYRTAIARGAGRVIGPLRKSAVRDLIASSDLPVPMIALNRIDSDRMGPDVQQFGLAPENDAVATAALVRELGHERLLVIGRDDDWGQRVAEAFETALTAADGDIAGRQTYPTDQEDLSYPIKALLLIDASEDRRERLESITGARYGFEARRRQDTDGIFIAAFERDARLVVPQLRFHRGIDLPVFGISDSFPEQPEPGANRDLSGLIFARMPWLLNESTATVAADARAQLDALPSSAPTTRLEGLGVDAYRLLSGIDPLSRDPALTMPGVTGRISVNTEGQIERALHPVRVGTGGLERLTPGNDGAGDAFVP encoded by the coding sequence TTGTCCACCCCTCGTCTTCCGATTCTGCTACTGATCATCGGACTGGTGATCAGTGGTTGCTCATCGCTTGAGACCCGCGATGCCCAGCCACTTGAGACGGTGACTGCCCCCCGGATCGATGATGCCGAGGCGGCGCTTGCACTGGGGGATCCAAGCAGTGCCCTCACCCTGCTGCGGATGGCGGCCGACGATTTCTCTGAACCGACATCGACCGGGCTTCGCCTTGAGGCCGCCCGGCTGGCGCTCGCGCTCGACGACCGCTCCATGGCAAGGGCGATTCTCGACGCCAGCGATGGCGCCACATCTGTTGATCATCAGGCCGTGGCAACGCTGGTTCGCACCCGCCTCGATCCCACGCTGAGCGATGCGGCGGTCATCGAGCGATTGGAGAGCCTACCGGCGTCCCTGTCGCGGCGGATGGAGCCCTATCGACTGCAGTCACTGATCCGTGCCCGTGCGGCGCGCGGCGATCTGAACGGCGCCATCAGTGACTGGCAGTCGCTCCAGCGTCAGGCACTGATGCCCGAACAGCGCCGCATCACCGAAGCCCGCCTGTGGCAGGCATTGCGCAGTGCGCCGATGGCTGATCTCGATGCCGCTGTCGAGGCGGCCCCTGACGCAACGACTGAAGACTGGCTGCGACTCGTCATCGGCGTGCGCGAGCGGGCACTCGACGCCGCCGCCACCCGTTCATTCATCAACGACTGGGCGGGTGGGCCGTCAGAGCCGCCCATCAGCGGGGCGACGCTCAATCGCATCATGGCCATGCAGCGAGCGGATCTCTCACCGCCCCGCCGCGTTGCTGCCCTGCTGCCGCTGAGCGGTGATCTGGCGAGCGCCGGCCGGGCGGTCCGTGATGGCCTGCTCGCCGCCTATCACGCCGATGATACCGATCGCCCCAGCCTCATGTTTATTGATGTCGGATCCGCCGGGCGGGGCGTGACCGACGCGTACCGCACGGCGATCGCTCGCGGGGCGGGCAGAGTCATCGGCCCATTGCGCAAGTCGGCCGTGCGCGATCTCATTGCCTCCAGCGATCTCCCTGTCCCGATGATCGCGCTGAACCGCATCGACAGTGATCGTATGGGCCCCGATGTCCAGCAGTTCGGACTCGCGCCCGAAAACGATGCAGTCGCGACCGCGGCGCTGGTGCGCGAGCTCGGTCACGAACGCCTGCTCGTCATTGGTCGTGATGATGACTGGGGACAGCGTGTGGCGGAGGCGTTCGAAACCGCACTGACGGCGGCCGATGGCGATATTGCGGGACGCCAGACCTATCCGACGGATCAGGAGGACCTCAGCTACCCGATCAAGGCGCTGCTGCTGATCGATGCCAGTGAAGACCGGCGCGAGCGCCTCGAATCCATCACTGGCGCGCGTTATGGCTTCGAGGCGCGCCGTCGTCAGGACACCGACGGGATCTTTATTGCCGCCTTCGAGCGTGATGCCCGCCTCGTCGTGCCGCAACTGCGCTTCCATCGCGGGATTGACCTGCCGGTCTTCGGTATCAGTGACAGCTTCCCCGAGCAGCCCGAACCCGGCGCCAACCGTGACCTCAGCGGTCTGATCTTCGCACGCATGCCGTGGCTGCTGAATGAGTCGACCGCGACGGTCGCAGCGGACGCCCGGGCGCAGCTGGACGCCCTGCCTTCCAGCGCGCCGACAACACGCCTGGAAGGGCTGGGCGTGGACGCCTACCGGCTGCTCTCTGGCATTGACCCACTCAGTCGGGATCCTGCGCTGACAATGCCGGGAGTGACCGGGCGGATCTCGGTCAACACCGAGGGACAGATCGAGCGGGCCCTTCACCCCGTGCGGGTGGGGACCGGCGGCCTGGAGCGGCTCACGCCGGGCAATGACGGGGCCGGCGACGCCTTCGTGCCATGA
- a CDS encoding YraN family protein: protein MNETPRARGAAAEDHALHYLQREGLRLKTRNFRIRRGEIDLIMEDNGEIVFVEVRARQSSRFGDGIDSITVAKRRRLIAAARAWLQRQRDEPMTRFDVIAVEPNTHQVEWIRDAFHADD from the coding sequence ATGAATGAGACACCCCGGGCGAGAGGAGCCGCCGCCGAGGATCATGCACTGCATTATCTGCAGCGTGAGGGACTCCGGCTTAAAACGCGTAACTTCCGTATCCGCCGCGGCGAAATCGATCTGATCATGGAAGACAATGGTGAAATCGTATTCGTGGAGGTGCGTGCCCGCCAATCAAGTCGATTCGGTGATGGTATCGACAGCATTACCGTCGCCAAACGGCGCCGCCTGATCGCCGCTGCCAGGGCCTGGCTCCAGCGTCAGAGAGACGAGCCGATGACGCGTTTCGACGTCATCGCCGTCGAACCGAACACCCACCAGGTGGAATGGATTCGTGATGCATTCCACGCCGACGACTGA
- a CDS encoding phosphoheptose isomerase: MTASERIAQQFHASIQTKQTALDQLPPFIEQAGRAMVDCLQQEGRILSCGNGGSAGDAQHFSSELLNRFEMERPGLPAIALTTDSSTLTSIANDYDFNEVFARQIRALALPGDVVLAISTSGGSDNIIRAIEAAHDRGARVVALSGRDGGPMALKLGPDDVEIRVPIEVTARIQETHLLVIHCLCDLIDHQLFGG, encoded by the coding sequence ATGACCGCCAGCGAGCGTATTGCGCAACAATTCCATGCCAGCATTCAGACCAAGCAGACCGCCCTCGATCAGCTTCCGCCCTTCATCGAACAGGCGGGTCGGGCAATGGTCGACTGTCTCCAGCAGGAGGGGCGCATCCTGAGCTGCGGTAATGGCGGCTCCGCCGGCGATGCGCAGCATTTTTCCTCGGAACTGCTGAACCGCTTTGAGATGGAGCGTCCGGGGTTGCCAGCGATCGCGCTCACCACCGACAGCTCGACCCTGACATCGATCGCCAACGATTACGACTTCAACGAGGTCTTCGCTCGCCAGATCCGTGCCCTGGCGCTACCGGGTGACGTGGTGCTGGCCATCAGCACGAGTGGTGGCAGTGACAACATCATCCGCGCGATCGAGGCGGCCCACGACCGCGGCGCCCGCGTGGTCGCGCTCAGCGGCCGTGATGGGGGGCCGATGGCGCTCAAGCTGGGACCGGACGATGTCGAAATCCGGGTGCCCATCGAGGTGACCGCACGGATACAGGAGACCCATCTGCTGGTCATCCATTGCCTCTGCGATCTGATCGACCACCAGCTCTTCGGCGGCTGA
- a CDS encoding ClpXP protease specificity-enhancing factor — MTPSRPYLIRGLYEWIVDNGLTPHLLVNAEGEGVDAPVEYADAGQLVLNVAPAAVRGLDLGNDWLGFSARFGGRPRQVSVPVAEVLAIYARENGRGMLFTPEDHDNDPPPSGGGDDTPSDGPTDGGKGQPGLRVIK, encoded by the coding sequence ATGACGCCAAGCCGGCCATATCTCATCCGAGGACTCTACGAATGGATCGTTGACAACGGTCTCACGCCGCATCTTCTCGTCAATGCCGAGGGCGAAGGAGTGGATGCGCCCGTTGAGTATGCCGACGCCGGCCAGCTGGTCCTGAATGTCGCCCCGGCTGCCGTCCGCGGGCTGGATCTGGGCAACGACTGGCTGGGTTTCAGTGCCCGGTTCGGGGGACGGCCGCGACAGGTCAGCGTGCCGGTCGCCGAGGTGCTGGCGATTTACGCCCGCGAGAACGGGCGGGGCATGCTCTTCACACCCGAGGATCATGATAACGACCCACCGCCGTCCGGCGGTGGTGACGATACACCATCCGATGGTCCGACGGACGGTGGCAAGGGGCAGCCCGGGCTGCGGGTCATCAAATAA
- a CDS encoding glutathione S-transferase N-terminal domain-containing protein, which yields MLEGYPLRSQRTPSTAPLSQRPSIGLYSDPLSVDSHRVRMVLAEKGIDVEVVEVDPEGQQPEDLPQLNPYAETPTLVDRDLALYDPRVICEYLDERFPHPPLMPIDPISRAKSKLVISRIERDWYMPLHQLERLDRRGRPAIRRQLAQSLAAGADVFDTGMRYFLSDDITMMDCVLAPILWRLEYYGVELPPEAGAVTAYAQRLFGRDAFIASLTHTEQGMRSAS from the coding sequence ATACTGGAGGGATATCCACTGAGGAGCCAGCGCACCCCGTCGACGGCCCCGCTCAGCCAGCGTCCGTCCATCGGCCTCTACAGCGATCCGCTCTCTGTGGACAGCCACCGGGTTCGCATGGTGCTCGCGGAAAAGGGCATTGATGTCGAGGTTGTCGAGGTCGATCCGGAGGGGCAGCAGCCTGAGGACCTGCCGCAGCTCAATCCCTATGCGGAGACTCCGACACTGGTCGACAGGGATCTCGCGCTCTACGATCCGCGGGTGATCTGCGAATATCTCGACGAACGATTCCCGCACCCGCCGCTCATGCCGATTGATCCCATCTCACGGGCGAAGTCCAAGCTTGTGATCTCGCGGATAGAGCGTGACTGGTACATGCCTCTGCACCAGCTCGAGCGCCTCGACCGTCGCGGTCGACCGGCGATCCGCCGGCAGCTGGCGCAGAGCCTCGCGGCCGGTGCTGATGTCTTTGATACCGGGATGCGGTATTTCCTCAGCGACGATATTACAATGATGGACTGTGTGCTGGCGCCCATTCTCTGGCGGCTCGAATACTACGGTGTCGAGCTCCCGCCGGAGGCCGGGGCGGTCACCGCCTACGCTCAGCGGCTGTTCGGACGCGACGCCTTCATTGCCAGCCTCACTCACACGGAACAGGGGATGCGCAGCGCATCATGA
- a CDS encoding cytochrome c1, translated as MRRLLAIMLMVFASSSAWAAGGGGDLMDARVDVSDQSSLQRGAKLFANNCMGCHSAKYVRWNALPEALGVSMEMVESNLIYGSYTPGDTINAAMRSADAADWFGAAPPDLSLTARARGADWVYTYLNSFYEDPDASGGWNNTVLANSSMPHVLWRMQGVPEARYEAHNGEQQISELVIPAAQAGTLSEAEYHRVTRDITNFMAFMAEPVRAKRQEMGIWVIGFLVIFTTLAYLLKREYWRDIH; from the coding sequence ATGAGACGACTGCTGGCGATTATGCTGATGGTGTTCGCCTCCTCCTCCGCCTGGGCGGCGGGCGGCGGTGGCGATCTGATGGATGCGCGCGTTGACGTATCCGATCAGTCCTCACTGCAGCGCGGTGCGAAGCTGTTCGCGAATAACTGCATGGGTTGTCACTCAGCGAAGTACGTTCGCTGGAACGCACTGCCGGAGGCGCTCGGTGTCTCCATGGAGATGGTCGAGTCCAACCTCATCTATGGCAGCTACACGCCCGGCGATACCATCAATGCGGCCATGCGCAGTGCCGATGCCGCCGACTGGTTCGGCGCGGCGCCACCCGATCTGTCGTTGACCGCTCGTGCGCGCGGCGCTGACTGGGTCTATACCTATCTCAACAGCTTCTACGAGGATCCGGACGCGAGTGGCGGCTGGAACAACACGGTGCTTGCCAACTCCTCTATGCCGCATGTCCTATGGCGGATGCAGGGTGTGCCCGAGGCGCGTTATGAAGCGCATAATGGAGAGCAGCAGATCTCGGAGCTCGTCATTCCCGCGGCACAGGCGGGGACGCTCAGCGAGGCCGAGTACCACCGCGTCACCCGTGATATCACCAACTTCATGGCTTTCATGGCGGAACCGGTGCGTGCGAAGCGTCAGGAAATGGGCATCTGGGTGATCGGGTTTCTGGTGATCTTCACCACGCTCGCCTATCTGCTCAAGCGTGAATACTGGAGGGATATCCACTGA
- a CDS encoding cytochrome b, producing the protein MSDTSKIQGGMLGWVDARFPLSRMWNEHVGEYYAPKNFNIWYYFGALAIFVLVNQLLTGIWLTMNYNPSAEGAFSSVEYIMRDVEWGWLIRYMHSTGASAFFIVVYLHMFRALLYGSYQKPRELIWVFGMVIYVALMAEAFMGYLLPWGQMSYWGAQVIISLFGAIPGIGEQLALWIRGDFNISGVTLNRFFALHVVALPLALVGLVVFHILALHEVGSNNPDGVDIKKNKDDSGKPKDGIPFHPYYTVKDTFGLGVFLIFFSAVVFFAPEMGGLFLEPPNFQPADPMQTPAHIAPVWYFTAFYSILRAIPDKLGGVVAMGSAIFLLFLLPWIDRGRVRSVRYRGLGHKVALGLFAVAFLCLSYLGLQAPSDLYFGLNVTTWAQIWSAVYFGFFIFLFCYTAFGFERTKPVPDRVTD; encoded by the coding sequence ATGAGTGATACGAGCAAGATCCAGGGCGGCATGCTGGGGTGGGTGGATGCCCGCTTCCCGCTGAGTCGCATGTGGAATGAGCATGTCGGCGAATACTATGCGCCGAAGAACTTCAACATCTGGTACTACTTTGGCGCGCTGGCGATCTTCGTGCTGGTCAACCAGCTGCTGACCGGGATCTGGCTGACGATGAACTACAACCCCTCGGCGGAGGGGGCGTTTTCGTCGGTCGAATACATCATGCGTGATGTGGAGTGGGGCTGGCTGATCCGCTACATGCACTCCACGGGCGCGTCGGCATTTTTCATTGTCGTCTACCTGCACATGTTCCGGGCGCTGCTTTATGGCTCCTACCAGAAGCCGCGGGAGCTGATCTGGGTGTTCGGCATGGTGATCTACGTGGCGTTGATGGCTGAGGCGTTCATGGGCTATCTGCTGCCCTGGGGCCAGATGTCGTACTGGGGCGCGCAGGTCATCATCTCACTGTTCGGGGCCATCCCGGGGATCGGGGAACAGCTGGCACTGTGGATCCGCGGCGACTTCAACATCTCCGGTGTGACGCTGAACCGGTTCTTCGCGCTGCATGTGGTGGCCCTGCCGCTGGCGCTCGTGGGGCTCGTCGTCTTCCATATCCTTGCGCTGCACGAGGTCGGGTCCAACAACCCCGACGGCGTTGATATCAAGAAGAACAAGGATGACAGCGGCAAGCCGAAGGACGGCATTCCCTTCCATCCCTATTACACGGTCAAGGATACATTCGGGCTGGGGGTCTTTCTGATCTTCTTCTCCGCTGTCGTGTTCTTTGCGCCAGAGATGGGTGGACTGTTCCTCGAGCCACCGAACTTCCAGCCCGCTGATCCAATGCAGACACCCGCCCATATCGCGCCTGTCTGGTACTTCACCGCGTTCTACTCGATCCTGCGGGCGATTCCCGACAAGCTGGGCGGTGTCGTGGCGATGGGCTCGGCGATCTTCCTGCTGTTCCTGCTGCCATGGATCGATCGGGGTCGGGTCCGCTCGGTGCGCTATCGCGGTCTGGGGCACAAGGTGGCGTTGGGGCTGTTCGCCGTCGCTTTCCTCTGCCTGAGCTATCTGGGGCTGCAGGCGCCCTCTGATCTCTACTTTGGATTGAACGTGACGACGTGGGCGCAGATCTGGAGTGCCGTCTACTTCGGCTTCTTCATTTTCCTGTTCTGCTACACGGCGTTCGGGTTTGAGCGTACCAAGCCGGTACCGGATCGGGTGACGGACTGA